The Pogona vitticeps strain Pit_001003342236 chromosome 3, PviZW2.1, whole genome shotgun sequence genome includes a window with the following:
- the RNF7 gene encoding RING-box protein 2 isoform X2 — MADVEDGEEAGVSASPAGSSGSKTGGVDKMFSLKKWNAVAMWSWDVECDTCAICRVQMPVLDVKLKTNKKIVLWSGESVIIPSTIAACHCG; from the exons ATGGCCGACGTGGAGGACGGAGAGGAGGCGGGCGTCTCCGCGTCTCCCGCGGGCTCCTCCGGCTCGAAGACGGGCGGCGTCGACAAGATGTTCTCGCTGAAGAAGTGGAACGCCGTGGCCATGTGGAGCTGGGACGTCGAGTGCGACACCTGCGCCATCTGCCGGGTGCAG ATGCCTGTCTTAGATGTCAAgctgaaaacaaacaagaagattGTGTTG tggTCTGGGGAGAGTGTAATCATTCCTTCCACAATTGCTGCATGTCACTGTGGGTGA
- the RNF7 gene encoding RING-box protein 2 isoform X1 yields MADVEDGEEAGVSASPAGSSGSKTGGVDKMFSLKKWNAVAMWSWDVECDTCAICRVQVMDACLRCQAENKQEDCVVVWGECNHSFHNCCMSLWVKQNNRCPLCQQDWVVQRIGK; encoded by the exons ATGGCCGACGTGGAGGACGGAGAGGAGGCGGGCGTCTCCGCGTCTCCCGCGGGCTCCTCCGGCTCGAAGACGGGCGGCGTCGACAAGATGTTCTCGCTGAAGAAGTGGAACGCCGTGGCCATGTGGAGCTGGGACGTCGAGTGCGACACCTGCGCCATCTGCCGGGTGCAGGTCATGG ATGCCTGTCTTAGATGTCAAgctgaaaacaaacaagaagattGTGTTG tggTCTGGGGAGAGTGTAATCATTCCTTCCACAATTGCTGCATGTCACTGTGGGTGAAACAGAACAACCGTTGCCCTCTCTGCCAACAGGACTGGGTGGTTCAAAGAATAGGCAAATAA